A portion of the uncultured Bacteroides sp. genome contains these proteins:
- a CDS encoding DUF5111 domain-containing protein, producing MKTIYQYIMVMLSLMLVASCNNDGDTVTLSGFEAGELKATATDVVLTSEQSGNLVLAFAWNASELSVTQSDKYGTSAGLLVNTLQLSTESGFSSIKEYTETNYSKSFTGSVLNTLALSLGGKAGEATTIYARLKSSIGANQDPLYSNVVSVKVTPYEKVFYLYMPKADSYTDFSNKLCSREGDGEYEGYVQASQWDNFKFSTEANMTTGTVYGSSASGLYILDSSDAMWNIWFDEGGYFLIKASTNTQTWSKTAITSFSITGEFNAWSLTSDVMTYDSTTKKWSVTCNISNVLYGIQIIGNQNWSFKYGDADGNGELTSGESIPVSEAGTYTITMDLSDPVKYTYTIAKN from the coding sequence ATGAAAACTATCTATCAATATATAATGGTTATGCTGTCGTTAATGTTGGTTGCATCGTGCAATAACGACGGAGATACAGTTACTTTATCCGGATTCGAGGCCGGAGAATTGAAGGCTACAGCTACGGATGTGGTACTGACTAGTGAGCAGAGTGGAAATTTAGTCCTTGCTTTTGCTTGGAATGCAAGTGAGCTTTCGGTCACTCAGAGTGATAAGTATGGAACGTCAGCCGGCTTGTTGGTCAATACGTTGCAACTTTCTACCGAGAGTGGTTTCTCAAGTATTAAAGAGTATACGGAAACAAACTACTCAAAGTCGTTTACCGGTTCGGTGTTGAATACACTGGCTTTAAGTTTAGGAGGAAAAGCCGGAGAAGCCACTACCATTTATGCAAGATTAAAATCGTCCATTGGAGCCAATCAGGATCCGTTGTATAGTAATGTGGTGTCGGTTAAGGTTACACCTTATGAGAAAGTCTTTTACCTATATATGCCTAAGGCTGATAGTTACACCGACTTCTCAAACAAATTGTGTTCACGGGAGGGTGATGGTGAATACGAAGGATACGTGCAAGCTTCGCAGTGGGATAACTTTAAGTTCTCTACAGAAGCGAATATGACTACAGGAACAGTTTATGGTTCAAGTGCCAGTGGACTTTACATACTCGACTCAAGCGATGCAATGTGGAACATCTGGTTTGATGAAGGAGGTTATTTCCTTATCAAAGCCAGTACAAATACGCAGACTTGGAGTAAAACAGCTATCACTTCTTTTAGCATAACAGGAGAGTTTAATGCGTGGAGCCTTACTTCTGATGTGATGACTTATGATTCTACTACTAAAAAGTGGAGTGTGACGTGTAATATCTCTAATGTACTCTATGGCATACAGATTATCGGTAATCAAAACTGGAGTTTTAAATATGGAGATGCTGATGGCAATGGTGAACTCACTTCCGGAGAATCTATTCCTGTGAGTGAAGCAGGGACATACACCATCACGATGGACTTAAGTGACCCCGTAAAATACACGTATACTATAGCCAAGAACTAA
- a CDS encoding TonB-dependent receptor: MNSKISDLRFLAVFFTLCIALSGITAPLFAQQKGGERKVSGKVLDETREAMIGVNITVSGTTIGTVSDLDGNFSLSVPNGKTVLQFSFIGYETQSLQIPANNMLNVKLQPQAQTLSDVVVIGYGSQKKSDLTGSVSDLNSKDFNGGLIGSPEQLINGKVAGVQIMSNSGSPTSGSTIRIRGGASLNASNDPLIVLDGVPLESGGISGNSGNFLSLINPNDIESITVLKDASSTAIYGSRASNGVIIISTKKGSGDKIKVSYSSTQSIQTKTKLISVLSPDQFRDLINEDGTTAQKALLGDASTVWNDEIFHPAFGTDNNLSVSGKIGKYLPFRVSTGYYSQDGLLKTDNAERFTESISLTPSFFDNHLKVNFNVKGSYNNNTFASTTAIWNAAAFNPTQPVYSGNTAFGGYYESLNTEGIPATGALLNPVGLLNQDDNTSTVKRMITNLDVDYKLHFLPELKAHVTLGYDYAKGEGSRYIPETAAYAYKTGGTVYDYSQTKMNKLLTTYLNYTKMFDAISSNVDATVGYDYQYWHEKSPLYVVNNVAGEAQSTTAAQDQKHVLISFYGRLNYSLFSKYMLTATVRKDGTSRFNKDNRWGTFPSVALAWRVSEEEFLKDSNVLSNLKLRVSYGVTAQQEGIGNYSYMPIYTLSNEYAQYPLGNTYYKTYRPKTYVSDLKWETTNSYNAGFDFGFLKNRISGSFDYYSRKTKDLLATVSVAAGTNFSDNATTNIGNIKSHGLEFSLSAIPIETKDFTWNVGFNATYQKVKITNLSLVKDASSPGTYAGPLVGSRNLQIMTEGYTPYMFFVYKQIYDQAGKPIEGAYADLNDDKVINDKDLYRYHSPMPDYLLGFNTQLAYKKWSLGFALRASLGNYVYNNMNMNLGAWETMQYVSSALNNLSTNYLKTGFQTRQYYSDYYVENASFLKMDNISLGYDFGRVLKLANIRVGALVQNVFTITNYSGVDPEVSNGFDSQFYPRPRTFSLSVNLDF; the protein is encoded by the coding sequence ATGAATAGTAAAATCTCTGATCTTCGATTTCTTGCAGTGTTTTTTACTCTATGCATAGCACTGTCAGGAATCACTGCTCCTCTATTTGCACAGCAAAAGGGAGGTGAGAGAAAAGTCTCAGGAAAAGTCCTTGATGAGACTCGGGAAGCGATGATTGGTGTTAACATCACTGTATCGGGTACTACCATAGGAACTGTCAGCGATTTAGATGGAAATTTTTCGCTATCTGTGCCTAATGGCAAAACAGTGTTGCAATTTTCATTTATAGGCTATGAAACGCAATCATTGCAGATTCCGGCCAATAATATGCTGAATGTGAAATTGCAACCACAGGCGCAAACACTTTCTGATGTGGTTGTCATTGGATATGGAAGCCAGAAGAAGAGTGACTTAACGGGTTCCGTGTCCGACCTTAACAGTAAAGATTTCAATGGCGGATTAATCGGTTCGCCCGAGCAACTGATTAACGGGAAAGTGGCCGGTGTTCAGATCATGTCCAATAGCGGATCGCCTACATCGGGAAGTACTATCCGTATTCGTGGTGGCGCTTCGCTGAATGCAAGTAACGATCCGTTGATTGTGCTCGATGGTGTTCCTTTGGAAAGCGGTGGTATCAGTGGAAACAGTGGTAACTTTTTAAGCTTGATAAATCCTAATGATATTGAAAGCATAACGGTATTGAAAGATGCCTCTTCTACAGCTATCTATGGCTCTAGAGCGTCTAATGGAGTGATAATTATCTCCACGAAAAAAGGCTCGGGTGATAAGATAAAGGTGAGCTATAGCTCTACACAATCCATTCAAACTAAAACAAAATTGATCTCTGTCTTGAGCCCCGACCAGTTTAGAGACTTGATCAATGAAGATGGAACCACTGCTCAGAAGGCTTTGCTTGGTGACGCATCTACGGTTTGGAACGATGAGATTTTTCATCCGGCATTCGGTACCGATAACAATCTAAGTGTATCAGGTAAAATAGGAAAATATCTTCCTTTCAGAGTATCCACGGGATATTACAGTCAGGATGGGTTACTCAAAACTGATAATGCAGAGCGTTTTACAGAAAGTATCTCGCTTACGCCTTCTTTCTTTGATAACCATCTGAAAGTGAACTTTAATGTAAAAGGATCTTATAACAATAATACTTTTGCCAGCACCACAGCTATTTGGAATGCGGCAGCTTTTAATCCAACTCAACCTGTTTATTCCGGCAATACTGCTTTTGGAGGTTATTATGAAAGTCTCAATACTGAAGGAATACCAGCTACCGGGGCTTTGCTTAATCCTGTGGGTCTGCTCAATCAAGATGATAATACAAGTACGGTTAAGCGTATGATAACTAATCTTGATGTAGACTATAAATTGCATTTCCTGCCTGAACTGAAAGCACACGTTACTTTGGGATATGATTATGCCAAAGGAGAAGGAAGCAGATATATTCCTGAAACGGCTGCTTACGCTTATAAAACGGGAGGTACTGTATATGACTACAGCCAGACAAAGATGAATAAATTATTGACTACCTATCTGAATTACACGAAAATGTTCGATGCAATCAGTAGTAATGTGGATGCAACGGTAGGTTACGATTACCAATATTGGCATGAGAAAAGCCCGCTATATGTTGTTAACAATGTAGCAGGAGAGGCACAATCTACTACTGCTGCCCAAGATCAAAAACACGTCTTGATCTCTTTCTACGGAAGATTGAATTATTCTTTGTTTTCTAAATATATGCTTACCGCAACGGTTCGTAAGGATGGAACTTCCCGCTTTAATAAAGATAACAGATGGGGTACATTCCCTTCAGTGGCTTTGGCATGGAGAGTTTCAGAAGAGGAATTCTTGAAGGATAGCAATGTGTTGAGCAACCTGAAGTTGCGCGTAAGCTATGGAGTGACGGCTCAACAAGAAGGTATTGGCAATTATTCTTATATGCCTATTTATACTTTAAGTAATGAATATGCGCAGTATCCTTTAGGTAATACCTATTATAAGACCTATCGTCCCAAAACTTATGTATCCGATTTGAAATGGGAAACAACCAATTCTTATAATGCCGGTTTTGACTTTGGTTTCCTTAAGAATCGCATTTCCGGAAGTTTTGACTACTATAGCCGTAAAACGAAAGACTTGTTGGCTACCGTATCAGTAGCTGCCGGTACAAACTTCTCCGACAATGCCACAACGAACATCGGGAATATTAAAAGTCATGGACTGGAATTTTCATTGAGCGCCATACCCATTGAAACCAAAGACTTCACATGGAACGTAGGCTTCAATGCTACGTATCAAAAAGTAAAGATTACAAATCTTTCTTTGGTGAAAGATGCTTCTTCGCCCGGTACTTATGCCGGACCGCTAGTGGGTTCACGCAATTTGCAAATTATGACAGAAGGATATACCCCTTATATGTTCTTTGTTTATAAACAAATTTATGATCAGGCAGGTAAACCCATTGAAGGAGCTTATGCCGATTTGAATGACGACAAGGTAATCAATGATAAAGATTTGTATCGCTATCATTCGCCAATGCCCGATTATCTATTGGGATTCAACACACAGTTGGCATATAAGAAATGGAGCCTCGGCTTTGCCTTAAGAGCTAGCCTCGGCAACTATGTGTATAATAATATGAATATGAACTTGGGAGCTTGGGAAACGATGCAGTATGTTTCGTCTGCTCTTAATAACTTGTCAACAAATTATTTGAAGACTGGTTTTCAGACTCGTCAGTATTACTCTGATTACTATGTGGAGAATGCTTCTTTCCTGAAGATGGACAACATCTCCTTGGGGTATGACTTTGGCAGAGTACTTAAGCTTGCTAACATCAGAGTTGGCGCTTTAGTGCAAAATGTGTTTACCATCACCAACTATTCGGGAGTAGATCCGGAAGTGTCTAATGGCTTCGATAGTCAGTTCTATCCTCGCCCCAGAACCTTCTCTTTGTCTGTAAACCTCGATTTTTAA
- a CDS encoding RagB/SusD family nutrient uptake outer membrane protein, which yields MKKVRSIYLFAVLMIAGLFSSCLDDLNQYPTIETTSATVYSTADGYKSVLAKLYASLAIAGQEKGDANTDLGGKTYWGYLRIYFNLQEVPTDEAVYTWAGGDAMTNIQAINWNSTDEWSSAMYYRIYYTVAICNEFLRNATDDKISKFTESEIADIKVYRAEARFLRALVYSHALDLFGNVPFVTENDAVGAFFPPRYTRAELFNYIESELKDIEELLPLPLQNEYARVSRAAPWFLLAKLYLNAEVYTGTQRNTDCITYCNKIIAGGYSLEATYRNLFNADNNLRTNEIIYPIATDGLKTTTWGGTTYLVCGAITSSMTAADYGVQSGWGSLRTRRDFVGQFADATGATDKRASFFTNGQTLDIDDLTDDSQGYAIVKYTNKTSTGENGSNASEGLVDTDFPMMRLADVYLMYAEAVVRGGTGGTKSQAATYINLLRGRAYGNDSGNIGEDNLTLDFILSERARELYWECTRRTDLIRFGKFTGSSYIWQWKGGVKDGITVSDKYNLYPIPAADLAANPNLVQNTGF from the coding sequence ATGAAAAAAGTAAGATCAATTTATTTATTTGCGGTACTGATGATAGCAGGGCTTTTCTCTTCCTGTCTCGATGATTTGAATCAGTATCCCACTATAGAAACAACTTCGGCTACAGTATATTCAACTGCTGACGGTTATAAATCTGTTTTAGCTAAATTATATGCTTCTTTGGCCATCGCCGGTCAGGAAAAAGGAGATGCGAATACAGATTTGGGTGGCAAAACCTATTGGGGATATTTGCGCATTTATTTCAACTTGCAAGAAGTTCCTACTGATGAGGCTGTTTACACATGGGCCGGAGGTGATGCAATGACTAATATACAGGCTATTAACTGGAACTCAACTGACGAATGGAGCTCTGCGATGTATTATCGCATCTATTATACGGTAGCTATATGTAACGAGTTCTTGCGTAATGCCACTGATGATAAGATATCCAAATTTACTGAGAGTGAAATTGCAGATATAAAAGTATATCGTGCTGAAGCACGCTTCTTGAGAGCATTGGTTTACTCGCATGCGTTAGACTTGTTTGGTAATGTGCCGTTTGTTACAGAGAATGATGCTGTTGGTGCATTCTTTCCTCCACGCTACACCCGAGCAGAACTTTTCAATTATATTGAATCGGAATTGAAAGATATTGAAGAGCTACTTCCTTTGCCTTTGCAAAACGAGTATGCCAGAGTGAGCCGTGCTGCTCCATGGTTTTTGTTAGCTAAGTTGTACCTCAATGCGGAGGTATATACCGGTACACAGCGCAACACGGATTGTATTACTTATTGCAATAAGATCATTGCAGGTGGATATAGTCTGGAAGCTACTTATCGTAATCTTTTCAATGCCGATAATAACCTGCGTACCAATGAAATTATTTATCCGATAGCAACCGACGGATTGAAAACTACTACTTGGGGTGGTACAACCTATTTGGTTTGTGGAGCCATTACCAGTTCAATGACAGCAGCTGATTATGGTGTGCAATCGGGCTGGGGAAGCTTACGTACAAGAAGAGATTTTGTAGGCCAGTTTGCCGATGCAACAGGAGCGACTGATAAAAGAGCCTCTTTCTTTACTAATGGACAAACGCTGGATATTGATGATCTTACGGACGATTCACAAGGATATGCGATTGTGAAGTATACGAACAAGACATCGACAGGAGAAAATGGATCGAATGCAAGTGAAGGTTTGGTAGATACTGATTTTCCTATGATGCGTTTGGCCGATGTTTATCTGATGTATGCTGAGGCTGTGGTCAGAGGTGGAACCGGAGGAACGAAAAGTCAGGCAGCAACTTATATCAATTTGTTGCGTGGCAGAGCTTACGGAAATGATTCGGGAAATATAGGTGAAGACAATCTAACTCTCGATTTCATTCTGTCCGAAAGAGCACGAGAACTTTATTGGGAATGTACCCGACGCACAGACCTTATTCGTTTTGGCAAGTTTACCGGTTCTTCATACATTTGGCAATGGAAAGGTGGCGTGAAAGATGGTATAACCGTAAGTGATAAATATAATCTTTATCCTATTCCGGCTGCCGACCTGGCTGCTAACCCGAATTTGGTACAGAATACCGGTTTTTGA
- a CDS encoding cellulase family glycosylhydrolase — protein MKKYIFTVVCCLFSFYVSGQKHFQSPPSVYVDGKGVMRWSDTHQETSFFGVNYTLPFAHAYRAMGYLGINRKEAIDRDVYHFARLGFNAYRIHIWDVEVSDKDGNLLENDHLDLLDYLISKLKERGISVVLTAQTNFGNGYPEKNEQTGGFSYGYDKCDVHANSQAIAAQENYIYHLIKHINPYTKKAYKDDAGIVGFEINNEPCHSGTPAQTKQYIDRMLKAMKKAGNKKPVFYNVSHNRQQVEAYYSTNVQGTTYQWYPIGLVAGHTRKGNFLPYVDSYDIPFDHVKGFPTKAKLVYEFDPADITYSYMYPAMARTFRGAGFQWITQFAYDPIDMAWANTEYQTHFLNLAYTPSKAISMKIAAEAAYAVPRNKSYGTYPNDTLFDAFRVSYQEDLSVMNSSEKFYYSNSTAVQPIALSRLKSVAGCGSSSVIASEGTGAYFADKLEDGLWRLEVMPDAVQVKDPFEKPSLKKEVVSILWNTWNMKIALPGLGQSFSAIGLNEGNTSSQQSSNGNIALRPGVYLLQRDGYVPSSVWQKDTRWQNIRLGEFVAPKASASSYQVIHTAPKAVEQGTPMRIEATVIGPQKPDSVILYSDKISFWNPRNTYYTMKNVGGYHYETVIPTDDIVGGKFRYTITACRKDSLYTFPAGVAGSPLDWDYYRNNYWESSVVTPDSPIRIITPDAEDNDIDTYSMPEWASISRNLVLNAPTNESTVKFYVKTQDTGGKLFIRKWIRDDLMAREKRLSTCKYLCMNVIKNEADTLTAGFISTFGYTYKAMISQSKGIIRIPLSQLVQGETALLPCPYPVFLKKYFEPVTKIPFELKDIESVELTLLPADGQTSTLELGSVWLE, from the coding sequence ATGAAGAAATACATATTCACAGTTGTTTGCTGTCTCTTTTCTTTCTATGTGTCGGGACAGAAACATTTTCAATCACCCCCTTCAGTTTATGTGGATGGCAAAGGCGTAATGCGCTGGTCGGATACTCATCAGGAAACTTCATTCTTTGGCGTGAACTATACGCTGCCTTTTGCCCATGCTTATCGCGCGATGGGTTATCTGGGTATAAACCGCAAAGAAGCTATTGACAGAGATGTGTATCATTTTGCCCGCTTGGGATTCAATGCTTATCGCATTCATATATGGGATGTGGAAGTATCCGACAAGGATGGGAATCTGCTTGAAAACGATCACCTTGATTTGCTGGATTACCTCATATCTAAACTCAAAGAACGTGGCATTAGTGTAGTGCTTACTGCCCAGACAAACTTTGGCAATGGTTATCCGGAAAAGAATGAGCAAACAGGAGGTTTCTCTTATGGTTATGATAAATGTGATGTGCATGCTAATAGTCAGGCTATTGCAGCGCAGGAGAATTATATCTATCATTTGATAAAGCATATCAACCCATATACCAAGAAAGCATATAAGGATGATGCGGGCATTGTTGGTTTCGAGATCAATAATGAACCTTGTCACAGCGGTACGCCCGCACAAACGAAGCAGTATATAGACCGAATGCTGAAAGCAATGAAAAAAGCAGGAAACAAAAAACCTGTATTCTATAATGTAAGTCACAACAGGCAGCAAGTTGAGGCATACTATTCCACGAATGTTCAGGGCACTACCTATCAGTGGTATCCTATTGGCCTGGTTGCCGGGCATACCCGCAAAGGGAACTTTCTTCCTTATGTAGACTCCTACGACATTCCTTTTGATCATGTAAAAGGCTTTCCTACTAAAGCCAAACTTGTGTATGAATTCGACCCGGCCGACATCACCTATTCTTATATGTATCCGGCTATGGCACGTACCTTTCGCGGTGCAGGTTTTCAATGGATCACTCAGTTTGCCTACGATCCCATTGATATGGCATGGGCAAATACAGAGTATCAGACTCATTTCTTGAATCTGGCTTATACTCCTTCAAAGGCTATCAGCATGAAGATAGCTGCCGAAGCAGCCTACGCCGTTCCCCGCAATAAATCTTATGGAACCTATCCCAATGATACCCTTTTTGATGCATTTCGAGTTAGCTATCAAGAAGACCTGAGCGTGATGAACTCTTCGGAGAAGTTCTACTATTCTAACAGTACAGCTGTGCAACCGATTGCTCTCAGCCGTTTGAAATCCGTGGCCGGATGCGGCAGTTCATCTGTCATTGCATCTGAAGGAACCGGTGCTTATTTTGCTGATAAATTAGAAGATGGACTTTGGCGCTTGGAGGTCATGCCCGATGCCGTTCAAGTGAAAGATCCGTTTGAGAAACCTTCTCTGAAGAAAGAGGTCGTTTCTATCTTGTGGAATACGTGGAATATGAAAATCGCTTTACCCGGCTTGGGGCAAAGCTTCTCGGCAATCGGATTGAACGAAGGGAATACTTCCAGCCAACAATCTTCAAACGGAAACATAGCTTTGCGTCCCGGAGTTTATTTGTTGCAACGAGATGGATATGTCCCTTCCTCTGTTTGGCAGAAAGATACTCGTTGGCAGAATATTCGTTTAGGTGAGTTCGTTGCTCCGAAAGCAAGTGCTTCTTCTTATCAGGTAATCCATACAGCCCCTAAGGCCGTTGAACAAGGCACTCCTATGCGTATTGAAGCAACAGTTATTGGACCTCAAAAGCCCGATTCGGTGATTCTGTACTCTGATAAGATTTCGTTCTGGAATCCTCGTAATACCTATTATACTATGAAGAATGTGGGTGGCTATCATTACGAAACGGTGATTCCGACAGATGATATAGTCGGTGGTAAATTTAGATATACTATCACAGCCTGTCGCAAAGACAGCCTATATACTTTTCCTGCCGGAGTAGCGGGATCTCCTCTCGATTGGGATTATTACCGGAATAACTATTGGGAGAGTAGTGTTGTGACACCTGACAGTCCCATTCGAATCATTACCCCTGATGCTGAGGATAATGACATAGATACTTATTCGATGCCCGAGTGGGCTTCAATAAGTAGGAATTTGGTACTCAATGCTCCAACAAACGAGAGCACAGTGAAGTTTTATGTTAAGACACAAGATACCGGAGGAAAGCTCTTTATTAGAAAATGGATACGTGATGATCTAATGGCAAGAGAAAAGCGTTTATCTACCTGCAAATATCTCTGCATGAACGTGATCAAAAATGAGGCAGACACGCTTACCGCAGGTTTCATCTCTACTTTTGGATATACGTACAAAGCGATGATTAGCCAATCAAAAGGTATCATTCGAATACCTCTATCACAATTGGTGCAAGGAGAAACCGCTCTGCTACCCTGTCCGTATCCCGTTTTTCTGAAAAAATATTTTGAACCTGTAACTAAGATTCCTTTTGAACTAAAAGATATAGAGTCGGTGGAGTTAACCTTACTTCCGGCTGATGGACAAACCTCTACTTTGGAATTGGGTAGTGTGTGGTTAGAATAA